The region CGACCCGAGGCCGAGCCCCAGCACCCCCAGCGCCGCCTCGGCGGAGGGCCTGTTCGCGATCGACGTCAGGGCGACGAGCTGCTCGGTACCAGCGCTGGCGCCAGCGGCCATGGCGGCGGGCATGGCGATCGCCGCCGCGGCGATGCCGAGCCACGCGGTGAGATCCTGGCTGCGCGAGAGCCGGCCCTTCTGACGGGCTTCGCGCAGATGCTTCTCGGTCGCCTTCTCGCTGCGCTCGCCGCTGTCGCTCACCTGCCCACCCCCTGCATCATGTGCAGCGCCTCGGAGGCGAGGGCGTTGACGATGCCCGGCAGCGCGACGAAGGTGAAGCCGGCGAGCACGAGCGTCAGGAGGATCTTGATCGGGAAGCCCATCGCGAACGCGTTCAGCGCTGGCGCTACGCGCGTGACGAGGCCGAGACCGGCATCCGCGAGGAAGAGCACGAGCAGCAGAGGGCCGGCGATCTGCACCGCGCCCAGAAACATCTGCACCACGCCGTCGACGAGCAGCTCAGCGGGCGAAGCGAGGTCGAGGACGCCGTCGAGAGGCACCGCGTCGAAGCTGCGGGCCAGGCCGCCGAGCACGATCTGGTAGCCGCCGGAGGCGAACAGCAGCGCGAAGGCGGTGACGTGGAAGAGGCGGGTGAACTGCGCGCCGTTGACCAGCGAGTGCGGGTCGAACGCCTGCGCGAGCTGGAAGCCGCCGAAGACGTCGATCAGTCCGCCGGCGGCCTGGACGGCCGAGAAGCAGACGAAGACGAGGAAGCCGAGCACCGCGCCCGTCAGCACCTGCAGCGTGAGCGCGCCCAGGAAACCCGCGGTGTCGAGGGACTCATATCCAGGCGCGACCACGCCCGACATCGCGAGTGCCAGCGCCATCGCGAGCATCGCCTTGACCCGCACGGGGAACGCGCCGTACGAGAACGGCGGTGCGATCATGATGAACGCCGTGATGCGCACCCCGGCGAGCATCGTCGCCTCCAGCCATGCGAAGTCGATCGGGATGTGCACGTCAGCCGCCGCTCAGCAGCATCGGGATGCGGTCGAACATCGTCTCTGTGAACTGCACGATCTCGGAGATCATCCAGTTGCCCGCGATGAGCAGCGCGATGCCCACCGCGACGATCTTCGGCACGAACGACAGCGTGACCTCCTGCACCTGCGTGATCGACTGCAGCAGCGAGATCGCGAACCCGACGACGAGCGCGGTGATCAGCAGGGGAGCGGCGAGCTTGGCCGCGATGAGCAGGGCCTCGCTGCCGATGTCGAGCACGGCTTCGGGAGTCATCCTGCACCGCCATAGCTCTCGATCAGCGTGCGGATGATGAGTCCCCACCCGTCGACGAGGATGAACAGGAGGATCTTGAACGGCAGCGAGATCATCACCGGCGGGAGCATCATCATGCCCATCGACATCAGCGCGGCGGCGACGACCAGGTCGATGACGAGGAAGGGGATGAAGATGACGAAGCCGATGATGAACGCCGCGCGCAGCTCCGAGATCATGAACGCGGGGATCAGGGTGTACAGCGGAACGCTCTGCGGGTCCTCAGGGTTCGGCATCCCCGCCACTCTCGTGAGCAGCGCGAGATCCTCCTCGCGGGTGTACCGCAGCATCCAGTCGCGCAGCGGGGGCTGACCGAGCTCGACCGCCTGCGTGAAGGTCAGCGACCCGTCGATGTACGGCTGCACGGCGACCGTGTTGATGTCGACGAGCACCGGCCACATGATGAACAGCGACAGGAACAGCGCGAGGCCGGCGAGCACCTGGTTCGGCGGGATCGTCGGCAGGGAGAGCGCGTTGCGTGTCATCGCCAGCACGACGAAGATCTTCGTGAACGACGACATCATCAGCAGCAGCGCGGGCGCGATCGACAGCAGGGTGATGCCCAGCAGTGTGAGGATCGACGACGAGGGCGACCCGTCGGCGCCGTTGATGTCGATGGTGATGCCCTGGTCGTCGGACCCGGGCGCGGCGGGCGGGGTCGGCGAGACGGGGTCGTCCGGCTCGTCGACCGTCGCGGACGGCGAGACGGATGCCGAGGTCGCCGGCGTCGCCTGCTCGACTCCTGCGTGCGCTGCGCCCCCGGTCCACAGCACGAACGCCCCGATCAGTGCCGCGCAGATCAGCATCAGCAGGGCGCCGCGACGGACGCCTCCCACGGCGGCGCTCATCGCGCGCGTCGCAGGAACTCTGCGGTCTGCCGCCAGGTCTGCGGAGAGAGGATCGACCCGCTGAGCGGATCAGGAGAGCCCGGGCGGTGCGGGGCAGCTGCGGCAGGACGGCGGTGGCGCCGGAGAGACGGCTGCGCGGATGCCCGCTCGGTCGCCAGCAGCTGATCGAACGAGTCGCCTTCGGCGCCAGACTCCGCGCGCGCGGAGTTCTCGCCCAGATGCACGACGGGGCGGGTGACATGGTCGGCGGCCGCGCGCTCGATGAGATTCACACCGTGCTCGGTGACTCCGAGCACATAGCGCGCGTCATCGGTCTCGACGATGACGAGCTGGGCCTTCCCGCTGAGCGCGCGCCGCGCGACGACGGTGATCTCGACGCCTTCGCGGCGCTGCTGCATCTTCTTGCCGACCCGGCGCTGCAGGTACCAGAGCAGCCCGAGCACCGCCGCCAGTGACAGGGCGACGCGCAGCAGCAGGAGCAGCTCGTCCAGATCAGGCCTCGGCGTTCTCGAGGATGCGGGTGATGCGCACCGCGTAGTCCTGATCGACGACGACGATCTCGCCGTGCGCAATGACGCGGCCGTTGAGCAGCACATCCGCGGGGGCGCCGGCGGAGCGGTCGAGTTCGACGATGCGGCCCGGTTCGAGATCGAGCACGTCTCGTACGGCCATGCGGGTGCGACCCACTTCGACGGTGAGATCCATCTCGACGCCCGCGATGCGCTGCAGTCGGCGTGACGCAGCCGGCGCGGCCTGCGGGGCGCGCGTGAGGCGCACGGCAAGACGGCCCAGCACACGGCCGGCGTCATCCTGCAGGTCGAACACCCGGGCGGCGGGGTGCGCGAACACCGCAGAGGCGTCTCCGAGGGCCGCGGGATCGAGCCGGCCGGCGCCGAGCACTCCGACCGCTGCTTCCAGAGGACCCTGCAGGCGCTCGGTGAGCGGCGCCTCTCCGAGCCCGTCGATCAGGGCATCCGGCTCGAAGATCTGCACCGCGAGCTGCGCGCTGGCCTCGCCGACGTACGCGACGATCACCGCATCGCCGGTGTCGCCGGAGGCCTGCGATGCGACGGCCGTCGCGGGCGCTGCCGTGGGCAGGCGCGCGGCGAGAGCGGCGGCGACGGCGGATTCGTAGGCGATGCTGCTGGTCACGAAGGCTCCTGGGCGGTGACGGACGTCGTCGCGGTGACGACGCAGGCGAGACGGGCGCCGCTGGCGCCCACGGCGGCCGTGGCCACGGGCTGATCCCCGACCATGAGGTCGAGCGGCCGGTCGGCGGTGTGCGGAAGCGTGAGGAGGTCGCCGACGGCGAGATCGAGCACGTCATGCGGGCGCACCCTGCGAGGGGTGAGCCGCAGCGCGAGCTCGACCGGCGTCTGCTCCACCTGACGGTCGATGGCGCCGGGCGACGTGGTCTCCGGCACCCCGGTTGCGACGGCCGTCAGGGCGCGGAGGATCACGGATGCCGGAAGCATCACGCTCGCGCCGAGCGCCCTGCCGCCCGAGCGGATCGAGAGCTGGGCGACGATCACGGGTTCGTTCGCCGCAGCCACCTGGGTGAACTGCGAGCTGTGCTGGATGCCCGCGATCGTGATGCCGTCAGGCAGCAGCCCGTCGAGGGAGCGGGTGAGGTGCTCGATGGCATCCTTCATCACCGCGCCGACGAGCGCCTGCTCGATGTGGGTGAGCGGGCGTGCCTCGGCGGTGTCGACGGGCCGGCCGCCGACCATCTGCACCACCCAGGCGGTGGCGAGCGAGGCGGGGAACTGGATCACGGCCCGCGCGTCGGTGCCGGGCATGGCGCACACGACGAGCGTCGTCGCCGGCGGAAGCGATCCGCCGTACTCGTCATAGGTCTGCATCGCGACCGCCTCGACGACGACGTGCGAGCGTCCGTGGGTGCGGGCGGACAGCTGCGAGCCCCACTGCCGGGCGAACGTCTCGAACGCCATCTCGAGGATGCGGGCGTGCTCGCGCGACAGGGTCGTCGAACGCCCGAAGTCGTACAGCTCGACGCTGCGCTGCGCGCGCACGTCTGAGCGCGCGCTGTCCTCGATCACCACGCCCCCGACTATCGGGCGGTGATCTGAGCGCGTAAGCAGAACGATGGATCAGCGGGAGGGCGCTGTCGCCTGCAGAGCCGGAAGCAGCTGTCGCACCTCCTCGTCGGCATCCGAGAGCACGACGACGTCGACTCGCCTGTTCTTCGCGAGCGCTTCGGGGCTCGCCCCCTTCACCACGGGCCGCGCGTCGCCGAAACCGACCGACTGGATG is a window of Microbacterium esteraromaticum DNA encoding:
- the fliN gene encoding flagellar motor switch protein FliN; protein product: MTSSIAYESAVAAALAARLPTAAPATAVASQASGDTGDAVIVAYVGEASAQLAVQIFEPDALIDGLGEAPLTERLQGPLEAAVGVLGAGRLDPAALGDASAVFAHPAARVFDLQDDAGRVLGRLAVRLTRAPQAAPAASRRLQRIAGVEMDLTVEVGRTRMAVRDVLDLEPGRIVELDRSAGAPADVLLNGRVIAHGEIVVVDQDYAVRITRILENAEA
- a CDS encoding flagellar biosynthetic protein FliR encodes the protein MHIPIDFAWLEATMLAGVRITAFIMIAPPFSYGAFPVRVKAMLAMALALAMSGVVAPGYESLDTAGFLGALTLQVLTGAVLGFLVFVCFSAVQAAGGLIDVFGGFQLAQAFDPHSLVNGAQFTRLFHVTAFALLFASGGYQIVLGGLARSFDAVPLDGVLDLASPAELLVDGVVQMFLGAVQIAGPLLLVLFLADAGLGLVTRVAPALNAFAMGFPIKILLTLVLAGFTFVALPGIVNALASEALHMMQGVGR
- the fliP gene encoding flagellar type III secretion system pore protein FliP (The bacterial flagellar biogenesis protein FliP forms a type III secretion system (T3SS)-type pore required for flagellar assembly.) gives rise to the protein MSAAVGGVRRGALLMLICAALIGAFVLWTGGAAHAGVEQATPATSASVSPSATVDEPDDPVSPTPPAAPGSDDQGITIDINGADGSPSSSILTLLGITLLSIAPALLLMMSSFTKIFVVLAMTRNALSLPTIPPNQVLAGLALFLSLFIMWPVLVDINTVAVQPYIDGSLTFTQAVELGQPPLRDWMLRYTREEDLALLTRVAGMPNPEDPQSVPLYTLIPAFMISELRAAFIIGFVIFIPFLVIDLVVAAALMSMGMMMLPPVMISLPFKILLFILVDGWGLIIRTLIESYGGAG
- a CDS encoding flagellar biosynthetic protein FliO; amino-acid sequence: MLGLLWYLQRRVGKKMQQRREGVEITVVARRALSGKAQLVIVETDDARYVLGVTEHGVNLIERAAADHVTRPVVHLGENSARAESGAEGDSFDQLLATERASAQPSLRRHRRPAAAAPHRPGSPDPLSGSILSPQTWRQTAEFLRRAR
- a CDS encoding FliM/FliN family flagellar motor switch protein; the protein is MVIEDSARSDVRAQRSVELYDFGRSTTLSREHARILEMAFETFARQWGSQLSARTHGRSHVVVEAVAMQTYDEYGGSLPPATTLVVCAMPGTDARAVIQFPASLATAWVVQMVGGRPVDTAEARPLTHIEQALVGAVMKDAIEHLTRSLDGLLPDGITIAGIQHSSQFTQVAAANEPVIVAQLSIRSGGRALGASVMLPASVILRALTAVATGVPETTSPGAIDRQVEQTPVELALRLTPRRVRPHDVLDLAVGDLLTLPHTADRPLDLMVGDQPVATAAVGASGARLACVVTATTSVTAQEPS
- the fliQ gene encoding flagellar biosynthesis protein FliQ, translating into MTPEAVLDIGSEALLIAAKLAAPLLITALVVGFAISLLQSITQVQEVTLSFVPKIVAVGIALLIAGNWMISEIVQFTETMFDRIPMLLSGG